CTGACGGCCGTTCCGGCGGCTTTCGTCTGGGTTTCCCCGGCCTTGAGCGACCTGCCCACCTTCCTGATCATCGGCGCGCTCGCCCAGGTCGGCCAGTTCTGCTTCCTGCGATCCCATCAACTGGCGGAAGCGAGTATCCTGGCACCGCTCAGCTACGTGGTGATCGTGTTCTCCTCGATCGCCGATTATCTCTATTTCGGCATTGTCCCGACCCTGTCTCTGGTCGTGGGAAGTCTGGTGATCGTCATGGCGGCCTTCACGGGAACTCAGATCGGCGGGCTGCGGCGCTAGTTCCCTTCTGCCCACGCGATCCCCGTTCGCGGCCCGAATGGCGCCCATGCAATTCCCGTGCATGGCAGCGCAAAAATTTGCATTTGCGTGAGGATTGCAACCCTCGCCCTGCCGCGCAACAAATTCATGCAACGAGAAAAGGTGGGAGGATATGACGAGAGTGAGCCTCAGCCGACGTCCGCGCCAGACGGATATCGCCCGCTTCGCCGGTGTCTCGGTGAGCACCGTTTCCCGCGTCCTCGCGAACGAGCCCGGCATCAGCACGAATGTCCGCGATCAGGTGATCAGGATCGCCTCCGAACTCGGCTACAGCATCCGTCCGGTCCCGGCGGTCCAGCCGCAGAACCCACGGGCGGTGGCGCTCATCCCGGTCGATCAGGCGACCGGGGGCCTCGGCGTGTTCTATGAGGGCATTCTCGGCGGCCTGAGGGGCGCGGCGGCCCGGACGGGTGGCACTCTCCTGCCGCGCCTCGTCCGCTCCTCCTCCCTCAAGGTCTCCGAGATCGAGCAGACCCTGTCGGAGACCGACGCCACGGGAATTTTCCTGGTCGGCATAGACCCGCCCGAGGACCTCTGCGAGTGGCTTCTCGCCTCGAAACTTCCGACCGTCTGGGTCAACGGCAACGACCCGAACCTGCAATTCGATTGCGTTTCTCCGGCCAATTTCTACGGCGCCCGGCTCGCGACCCAACATCTCATCGATGCCGGGCATCGGCGTATCCTCCATTTCACCATGTCCCACCGGCACACCATCCGTGAGCGCGTCCGGGGCTTCGAAGCGGCGGCAGCGAAGAATGGCGTGGCCACGCGTATCGTCCAGCTGCCGCCCGGATCCCGGACGAGCTCGGACGCATGCGAAGCCATGGAGGCGATCCTGCAGGAGGATCAAGGCTTTACGGCCGTCTTCTGCATGAACGACATGATGGCGGTCGGAGTCATGGAGGCGCTGACCAACCATCATATGTCCATTCCCCAGGACTTCGCCGTGATGGGCTTCGACGACCTCCCCTGCGCGGCCATGACCATGCCGCGCCTGACCACCATGCATGTGGACCGGGAGGCCATCGGCCAGGAGGCCTATTGGCTCATGCAGCGGCGGATCGCGGACCCGAGCGCCGATCCCCGCAAGGTGGAGCTGGCCGTCCGGCTGGTCGAAGGGGCGACCGTGCAGGCCCACACCAAGCCGTCCGAAAGCGAGGAGACCCCGGCATGACCTATGCGGCCGTTCACGCCAATCCCCTCACCGGCAACCCGCTCAGGACCCGAGCGGATGTCGAGAAGGCGCTTCTGGACCTCTTCGCCCCGCTCCTGCCGGCCTTCTCCGAGGGCAGCGCCCGGGTGAGCCTCAGCGCCACGGCGGCCCATTTCGATCAGGCGGCCGCGGACCTGGAAGGCTTTGCGCGGCCGCTCTGGGGTCTGGCGCCCTATGCGGCGGGCGGCGGCGACTTTGCCCATTGGCCCCTCTACGCGAAAGGTCTCGCCAACGGGACGGATCCGGAGCACCCCGAGTACTGGGGCAAGGTCACCGACCGCGACCAGAGGATGGTCGAGCTGGCGGCTCTGGGCTTTGCGCTCCGCCTCGTTCCCCAGCATCTGTGGGAGCCCCTGGACGAGCGGGCGAAGCGGAACGTCGCGACCTATCTGCTGGAGGCAAGGCCTCACGAATTCGCCGACAACAACTGGAAATTCTTCCGGGTCATGATCGATCTCGGCCTGGAACAGGCCGGTGTCGCGTTCGACCGGACGATCACCGAGCAATATCTCCAGGAGCTGGAATCCTTCTATCTCGGGGACGGCTGGTACCGGGACGGCAACGTACCCCGCGTGGACCATTACATCCCCTTCGCGATGCATTTCTACGGGCTGATCTATGCGGCCCTGGCGAGTTCCGACGAGGAGCGGAAGCACCGCTTCCGGGACTGGGCACGCCTGTTCGCACCCAACATCCGGCACTGGTTCGCGGATGACGGCGGCGCGCTCGTGTTCGGCCGGAGCATGACGTATCGCTTTGCCTGCGCGGGTTTCTGGGCCGCGCTGGCCTTCGCCGACGAGGAGGCGCTGCCCTGGGGCGAGGTGAAGGGCTATTATCTCCGGCACCTGCGCTGGTGGGCGAAACTTCCGATCACGGACAGGAGCGGCGTCCTCACGGTCGGGTTCGGCTATGCCAACCTGCTCATGTCCGAGAACTACAACTCCGCCGGCTCCCCCTATTGGGCCTTCAAGGCCTTCCTGCCCCTGGCGCTGCCGGCCTCGCACCCGTTCTGGACCGCCGAGGAAGCGCCCGCTCCCGTGTTCTCCGAGCCGTCGCCGCAGCCGCAGCCCGGCATGGTGATGATGCACATGCCCGGCAATGTGGTCGCGCTCTCGGCCGGCCAGGAAAACCTCCAGATGCGGTTCGGGAGCGAGAAATACGCCAAGTTCGCCTATTCCTCCCGCTATGCCTTCAGCGTGGAGAGCGATGAGCGGATCTTCGAGGGGGCGGCCCTCGACGGGATGCTGGGCTTCAGCGACGATGGACGGCATTTCCGGGTGCGCGAGACCAACGAGGACGCCCGCATCGCCGGAAATCTTCTCTATGCCCGCTGGCGCCCCTGGTCCGACGTGGAGGTCGAGACCTGGCTCCTGCCCGCTTCCCCATGGCATGTCCGGGTCCACCGGATCAGGTCGCCGCGTCCCTTGAGCACCGCCGAGGGGGGCTTTGCGATTCCGCGCGCGGATGCCTACCGGAAGCTGGAGCGGGTCGAGGAACGGCGCGGCGCCGCCCAGGTGATCGGCGCGGCGGATTTCAGCGGCATCGCGGATCTCGGCTCCACGATCGAGCGGCGTGGTATCGCGTTGAAAGCCCCTCCCAACACGAATCTCCTCTACCCGAAGACCTTCGTGCCGCAGCTCCGGGGCGAAATCCCAAGCGGCGAAACGGTTCTGCTGACGGCTGCCGTTGCGTTGACCGATCGGTTCGATGTGGCGGGAATCTGGAAGGACCTTCCAACCGCACCGACCATCGGCGAGCTCGAAGCTGTCATGAGGCGGGACGGCCGTCGGGTCGGCGCTCTGGCTTGGAGAATGGGCGAATGACCGGCCCGCGAAACATTGCCTTCGCCATGGACCCTGTCCGTACGGAAGGCGTCCTGACCCCGCCCCTGCTCGACCGTCTCGCCCGCTCGGGCACGATCCTGTCGCCGGAGCCCCTGCGGACATTTACGCAAGGACAGGCTGCGGACGTTCTCCGGCGGACGGAGATCCTGGTCACCGGCTGGGGCTGCCCGGCCATCGGGCGGGACGTCCTGGAGCTGGCGCCGAACCTGCAGCTGATCGCCCATGCGGCCGGGACGGTCAAAGGGTTCCTGTCGGCGGACGTGATCGACGCAGGGATCGCGGTCACGCACGCGGCCGAGGCCAATGCCATCCCGGTGGCGGAGTTCACGCTGGCGGCGATCCTCTTCGCCAACAAGCAGGTGTTCCGCTTCCGCGACATCTATTGCGCAGACCGCAACCGCTCGCGCACATTCCCGATGACCTCGCAGCCGCTCGGGAATTTCAACCGCACCATCGGCATCGTCGGCGCCTCGCGCATCGGGCGGCGCGTCATCGAATTCCTGAAGCCGTTCGCGTTCCGCGTTCTTCTCCACGACCCCTACGTGGATGCGCGCGAGGCCGCGGCACTCGGCGTCGAGAGCGTTTCGCTCGACGATCTGATGAGGCGCTCGGACGTGGTCTCCCTCCACGCGCCCGCCCTGCCCTCGACGCAGGACATGATCAGGCGCAGGCATCTCGCGCTCATGCGCGACGGCGCCACGTTCATCAACACGGCGCGCGGCATCATCGTCAACCAGGACGATCTCATCGACGAACTGCGCACGGGCCGCATCGATGCGATCATCGACGTCACCTACCCGGAGGTGCCGGAGGAATCCTCCGCGCTCTACGATCTGCCGAACGTGTTTCTCACGCCCCACATCGCAGGCGCCATCGGCAACGAGCGCGAGCGGCTCGGCGAATACATCGTCGAGGAGATCGAGCGATTCGTGGAGGGGCATCCGCTCCGCTCCGCCATCACGGCGGAAGCCCTGGAGACCATGGCATGACGTCGTTCCGGCCCGGCCTGTGCTCCGTCACGTTCCGCAAGCTCGCGCCGAGGACCATCGTCAGGCTCGCGGCCGAATGCGGCATCGAAGGAATCGAATGGGGAGGCGACGTGCATGTTCCTCCCGGACAACCCGACCTTGCTCGCCATGTTCGGCGCCTGACCGAGAACGCCGGTATCGCGGTCGCCTCCTACGGCTCCTACATCGCTCCCCCGAGCGACGATGAAGACGCCTTCGCATCCGTACTCGACACCGCGCACGCCCTCGGCGCGCCGAATGTCCGCATCTGGGCGGGTTCGCGCAACCGCGATTCCGCAACCTATTCGACGGAAGAGCGCCGGGACACCGCAGCGCTGATCCGGCGCATGGCCCGGCGGGCAGCGGATGCTTCCGTCACGCTCGGCCTCGAATACCACCCCGGTTCCCTCACGGACGATCTCGCCTCCGCCCAGAACCTGATGGCCGAGATCGACGATCCCAACGTGTTCCTCTACTGGCAGCCGCGCCCCGGCCTGCCGCTTGCGGAAGCCCTCGACGAGTTGCGCGCCATCGGCCGCGAGACGTCGCACGTGCATGTCTTCGCATGGGACAGCGAGAAGGCGCGCTATCCGCTCGCGGACCAGCGGGCCTATTGGAGCGAGATCCTGACCCATGTCCCAGCGACGCGCTGGCCCGGAGAGCGTTTCGCCATGCTGGAATTCGTGCGCGACGACAGCCCCGAGCAGTTCCGCGCCGACGCCGCCGTGTTTCACCAGATGTTGGAAGAGGCCAGGAAGCGCCCGTCCGGCGCGGACCGATCTCTATAACGACACTCGACGAGGAGCGTGCTTCTCGCTCCCTCGCCGAAGAACGACTTGAGAAGCGAATGGGAGGAAGCCATGAAGACTCAACTCGATCGTCGTACGTTACTGAAATCCGCCCTGGCGCTGGGCGGCGCCGCGGCCATTGGCGCTCCCGGCACGAGCTGGGCGCAGACGGAAGGCGGAAGGCTGCGCGCGACCTGGTGGGGCTCGCCGGACCGGGCAAAGCGCACCACCGAAGTGGGCAAGCTGTTCACGGAGCGCACCGGCATCGAAATCGCCGGCGAGCCCGTCGGCGCCGATTACTGGACGAAGATCGGCACGCAGATGGCCGGGCGCAACATCGCCGACGTGTTCCAGCTGGAGCCGAACAGCCTCGCGGATTATGCCGGGCGCGGCGCCGCGAAACCCATGGACGACTTCGTCGGGAAGCAGCTCGACATCTCCTCCTTCGGCGACAAGATGGTCGATCTCTGCCGGGCGAACGGCAAGCTCTGGGGCGTGGCGCTCGGCCTCAACTCGTTCTCGCTCTTCTACGACCAGACGGTGTTCGAGAAAGCGGGCATCGCGCCGCCGACCCATGAGACCACCTGGAAGCAGTTCGCCGACATGGCGGTCGATCTCACCAAGGCGGTGGGCCGTCCCGATTACTGGGGCGCTCCCTACGGGGCGCGCTATCACTACGTGTTCGACGTGTGGCTGCGCCAGCGCGGCAAGCGGCTCTATACGGAAGACGCCAAGCTCGGTTTCACGGTGGACGATGCGAAGGAGTGGTTCAGCTACTGGGAAGACCTGCGCAAGCGCAACGGCTGCGTACCGGCGGACGTGCAGACCCTCGACCAGGCGCAGATCGAGCGCAACGCCCTCGCGCTCGGCAAGTCGGCCATGGGCCTCACCTATTCGAACCAGCTCATCGGCTATCAGCTTCTCACCAAGAACAAGCTCGGGATCACCATGGTGCCGACGAACGGGCCCGGCACGAAATCAGGCCACTACTACCGCCCGGCCCTCATCTGGAGCATCGGCGCGACGAGCAAGAACCCGGACAAGGCCGCGGCCTTCATCAGCTTCTTCGTCAACGACATGGAAGCGGGCAAGATCCTCGGCGTCGAGCGCGGGGTGCCCATGTCGCCCAAGGTGCGCGAGGCCATCCTGCCGAACCTGAACGAGGTCGAGCGCGCGACGGTCGATTACGTCAACCTCCTGGCCGACAAGGTGAGCGACTACCCGCCGCCGGTCCCAGTCGGCGCCGTCGAGTTCGACAACAACGTCATGCGTAAAGTGGCCGACCAGGTGGCCTTCGGCCAGATGTCGATCGCCGATGCGGCGCAGCGCCTGCTGGAGGATGGCAATGCCGTACTGCGGAAGGTGAATTAGGGGGGCGAAACGGCAAAACCGTTGTCATTCCGGGTCGCCTTCGGCGCGAACCCGGAATGACGGAGGACACCGTGCCCCAGTGTCATTCCCGGCCGGAGATGGCGAAGCCATCGGAGGGGAAGGGAATCCACGTTCAGGTGCAACGCCATGGATCCCCTTCCCTCGCTTCGCTCGCCGGGGATGACATCACCCTGTCCCCCTCCTCCAACGCGCCGCAGAGCTCATACACGCGCACCCTCGCCTCGAAGCCCTTCGGCTGGATCGTATCGACCATCCGGAATGAGAAACGGTCCGCGACATGCTCGCGGACGGCGTCGCTGACGAGGATCTCGGTGCCGTAATCCTTGTTGAGCGGCTCCAGCCGCGCGGCCAGGTTCACCGCCGCGCCGAGAACCGTGTAGGCCATGCGGTCGGAGGATCCGATGGTGCCGACGACCGCTTCTCCGGTATGGAGGCCATAGCGGGTCCGGTAGGCGGGCCACCCTTCCCTTTCGAATTCCTCGTTGAGCTTGCGGTTGGCCTCCCGACAGGCCAGGACGGCCGCGCAGGCATGGGCGACATGGTCGGGATCGTCCGCCGGGGCATTCCAGATCGCCATGACCGCATCGCCGACGAATTTGTCCACCGTGCCGCCATGCTCCATGATCACCGCCGAGAGCGCCGCGAGATAGCGTGACGTGCGGAGCATCACCTGCTCCGGATCGGCCTTCTCGGTGATCTGCGTGAAACCGGCGATGTCGGTGAACAGGATCGTGACATTGCGCCGGGAGCCGCCGAGCCGGAGAGCATCGCCCGTGGCAAGGAGCTGCTGGACCAGGCGCTTCGGAACGAAAGCCGCGAAGGTTCGCACCACGGTGCGCATGGTGGAGACCGACCGGCCGAGATCGTCGATCTCGCGGATGATGGAACGGACGTCCCTCCGCGGCCCGTCGGTGTCGAATCTCTGGATGCGGTCCGTCTCGGCCGCGAGCGCCTTCATCGAGCGGGACAGCAGCAGGCCGATGCCGCCGATGACCGGGAGAGACGCGAGCACGAAGCCGAGCGCCAGGAGAACCAGTCTCCGCCGGCTGTCCTCGATTTCCGCGAAGAACTCGTCGAGCGGCGCCACGACGGCCAGTCGAAGACCGGAGGATCCCGAGGTCTTGATCGGCCGGAAGGCCGCCACATAGGTGCGCCCGTCGGCATCGTCGAAGATCTGCTGCGCCGAGCCGCCCCGCTGCCATGCATCCAGGGGCCGAGAGATGTCGACATCCAGCATCCGGTCGAGCGGCGGCAGGTCGAGCCGAGCATTCGCCCCCTGGCCCTTCAGGAATTCCGACATGTGCGGGTGCGCGACCACCGTGCCGCTGTCGTCGAAGAGGAACACGATTCCGGATTGTCCGAGCTTCTGTGATCGAAGAAAGGCTTCGGCATCGGTGAGCAGG
This region of Microvirga mediterraneensis genomic DNA includes:
- a CDS encoding LacI family DNA-binding transcriptional regulator, whose amino-acid sequence is MTRVSLSRRPRQTDIARFAGVSVSTVSRVLANEPGISTNVRDQVIRIASELGYSIRPVPAVQPQNPRAVALIPVDQATGGLGVFYEGILGGLRGAAARTGGTLLPRLVRSSSLKVSEIEQTLSETDATGIFLVGIDPPEDLCEWLLASKLPTVWVNGNDPNLQFDCVSPANFYGARLATQHLIDAGHRRILHFTMSHRHTIRERVRGFEAAAAKNGVATRIVQLPPGSRTSSDACEAMEAILQEDQGFTAVFCMNDMMAVGVMEALTNHHMSIPQDFAVMGFDDLPCAAMTMPRLTTMHVDREAIGQEAYWLMQRRIADPSADPRKVELAVRLVEGATVQAHTKPSESEETPA
- a CDS encoding DUF2264 domain-containing protein yields the protein MTYAAVHANPLTGNPLRTRADVEKALLDLFAPLLPAFSEGSARVSLSATAAHFDQAAADLEGFARPLWGLAPYAAGGGDFAHWPLYAKGLANGTDPEHPEYWGKVTDRDQRMVELAALGFALRLVPQHLWEPLDERAKRNVATYLLEARPHEFADNNWKFFRVMIDLGLEQAGVAFDRTITEQYLQELESFYLGDGWYRDGNVPRVDHYIPFAMHFYGLIYAALASSDEERKHRFRDWARLFAPNIRHWFADDGGALVFGRSMTYRFACAGFWAALAFADEEALPWGEVKGYYLRHLRWWAKLPITDRSGVLTVGFGYANLLMSENYNSAGSPYWAFKAFLPLALPASHPFWTAEEAPAPVFSEPSPQPQPGMVMMHMPGNVVALSAGQENLQMRFGSEKYAKFAYSSRYAFSVESDERIFEGAALDGMLGFSDDGRHFRVRETNEDARIAGNLLYARWRPWSDVEVETWLLPASPWHVRVHRIRSPRPLSTAEGGFAIPRADAYRKLERVEERRGAAQVIGAADFSGIADLGSTIERRGIALKAPPNTNLLYPKTFVPQLRGEIPSGETVLLTAAVALTDRFDVAGIWKDLPTAPTIGELEAVMRRDGRRVGALAWRMGE
- a CDS encoding hydroxyacid dehydrogenase, yielding MTGPRNIAFAMDPVRTEGVLTPPLLDRLARSGTILSPEPLRTFTQGQAADVLRRTEILVTGWGCPAIGRDVLELAPNLQLIAHAAGTVKGFLSADVIDAGIAVTHAAEANAIPVAEFTLAAILFANKQVFRFRDIYCADRNRSRTFPMTSQPLGNFNRTIGIVGASRIGRRVIEFLKPFAFRVLLHDPYVDAREAAALGVESVSLDDLMRRSDVVSLHAPALPSTQDMIRRRHLALMRDGATFINTARGIIVNQDDLIDELRTGRIDAIIDVTYPEVPEESSALYDLPNVFLTPHIAGAIGNERERLGEYIVEEIERFVEGHPLRSAITAEALETMA
- a CDS encoding sugar phosphate isomerase/epimerase family protein, translated to MTSFRPGLCSVTFRKLAPRTIVRLAAECGIEGIEWGGDVHVPPGQPDLARHVRRLTENAGIAVASYGSYIAPPSDDEDAFASVLDTAHALGAPNVRIWAGSRNRDSATYSTEERRDTAALIRRMARRAADASVTLGLEYHPGSLTDDLASAQNLMAEIDDPNVFLYWQPRPGLPLAEALDELRAIGRETSHVHVFAWDSEKARYPLADQRAYWSEILTHVPATRWPGERFAMLEFVRDDSPEQFRADAAVFHQMLEEARKRPSGADRSL
- a CDS encoding ABC transporter substrate-binding protein, which encodes MKTQLDRRTLLKSALALGGAAAIGAPGTSWAQTEGGRLRATWWGSPDRAKRTTEVGKLFTERTGIEIAGEPVGADYWTKIGTQMAGRNIADVFQLEPNSLADYAGRGAAKPMDDFVGKQLDISSFGDKMVDLCRANGKLWGVALGLNSFSLFYDQTVFEKAGIAPPTHETTWKQFADMAVDLTKAVGRPDYWGAPYGARYHYVFDVWLRQRGKRLYTEDAKLGFTVDDAKEWFSYWEDLRKRNGCVPADVQTLDQAQIERNALALGKSAMGLTYSNQLIGYQLLTKNKLGITMVPTNGPGTKSGHYYRPALIWSIGATSKNPDKAAAFISFFVNDMEAGKILGVERGVPMSPKVREAILPNLNEVERATVDYVNLLADKVSDYPPPVPVGAVEFDNNVMRKVADQVAFGQMSIADAAQRLLEDGNAVLRKVN
- a CDS encoding adenylate/guanylate cyclase domain-containing protein, which translates into the protein MRVRIGYQPSITALFVAVVMAVGLSLVFLSFESARSITRSAALSFIDRVADQTTDRVDGQFKDVLDILAVLRQLGPVETGAIQDNPELTAILAALLNRHEQLYNLYVGYDDGGLVELDVIDRAGPELRARLKPPAGTMFRLTVIDTPKDATSRRRFTYYLSSSLEVLAQEQREADYDPRVRPWYQDAFKPGAGAVTEPYVFEIANLIGYTVRAPFTRGRGGIAAGDILLTDAEAFLRSQKLGQSGIVFLFDDSGTVVAHPHMSEFLKGQGANARLDLPPLDRMLDVDISRPLDAWQRGGSAQQIFDDADGRTYVAAFRPIKTSGSSGLRLAVVAPLDEFFAEIEDSRRRLVLLALGFVLASLPVIGGIGLLLSRSMKALAAETDRIQRFDTDGPRRDVRSIIREIDDLGRSVSTMRTVVRTFAAFVPKRLVQQLLATGDALRLGGSRRNVTILFTDIAGFTQITEKADPEQVMLRTSRYLAALSAVIMEHGGTVDKFVGDAVMAIWNAPADDPDHVAHACAAVLACREANRKLNEEFEREGWPAYRTRYGLHTGEAVVGTIGSSDRMAYTVLGAAVNLAARLEPLNKDYGTEILVSDAVREHVADRFSFRMVDTIQPKGFEARVRVYELCGALEEGDRVMSSPASEAREGDPWRCT